The Hordeum vulgare subsp. vulgare chromosome 7H, MorexV3_pseudomolecules_assembly, whole genome shotgun sequence DNA window TAGCAGATAGACTTGAATGACGCTGGCTGTAATGAGCGCAGCCGACTCGAAAAGTGCCTTGTGGATGGCCCTCCTGCTCATGTTCTCGTTCACTGCACCACAGCAGGAAAGACGTGGTTAAATGACAAAGGGATTAGTTTATAAAGATTGTGAGAAGAGTGCAATCTACTGGCTGCTTGGGCAGCAGGCATGAGCTCATACACTGAAGTGATAGTCATCGAAAGATTTCTAGGCAAACCATGGTAGTACTTGGCCAGTCGGTGTTGCACTCACCAGAGGTTATAACAGATTCCGAAATTGCAGAGAGCCTTCCACAAACACTGGCCAATCCTAACTTGTTCTGGTGGCAGACTAAATTTTAGATAAGTCCAACGTGCGGGCTGCTGGAGTAAAGTCTACCTGGGCATCGAGCACCAATAACTGCCAAAAACTAGCATAATGCTCCTCTCCAACCGAGGGGATAGAAACATGCCATCCTCATTTAGGTATACTTATTAGGTTATTATTATTCTGTGGACTGCAGGTTAAATTTACGATAAGTACAACTTGCGGGCTGCTAGAGTGAAGTCTATCTGGGCATCGAGCACCAAGAACTGCCAAAACTGGCATCATGCTCCTCTCAATGCAGGGGTGAGATACATGACGTCCTTATTTAGGTTATAAATAAATAAACATTTAACAACTGATATTAGTGAACTTTGAGCCAAATAACCAGTGTATTTCTTGTGAGACAATTTCTTATAGTACAAAGGACAAGAACACTAGTAGTAAGAGATGAATAGTATTCTCAAAACAAATGAATAATAGACGATACTCACATATTGCTTGCCGGTCGGTTTGGGCCTCTAGCCAGTGCTGCTCAAACTGAATGTTGTAAAGTGCTTCATCTAACTTTGCAATTTGTTCAAACAAAGGTGAAAAATGTTCTGCATCCATTCCAGGAAAAGACAAGGGTGATGGTATGTTCTTGCTTACCCAAAGTTATGAAGAGACTTCAGAAATTCTTACCATCTTTGGCATGCTGATCAAAATACGAATAATGTCCAACATGCACGTCGAAGTCTATGGTTTCGTGATATGGGGATTTATTGGTGAAGCAGAAGCGATGGACACCTCTCTTCTGAACTATGAACTCAAATTTGTCACTAGTTTTGTCACGAGAATCTCGGACTTGGGCTCCATTAGAATCTTTAACCTGTTATTAGTCAACATGGAACAAACTTAACAGCGGGTTATATTAAAACTCAAGAAGTACATTGACAGTAAATATTACAAGCTGCTCTAATTCAAGTTACGGCTAAGTAAAAGTTAGAATCATTCTTAATAAATTGCTGACCACAAAAGGAGTGATGTAGTT harbors:
- the LOC123409074 gene encoding transmembrane emp24 domain-containing protein p24beta2-like; translated protein: MEGLSWTRACVLVLCIMPFLHPAAAIRFVIDREECFSHNVEYEGDTVHVSFVVIKADTPWHYSEDGVDLVVKDSNGAQVRDSRDKTSDKFEFIVQKRGVHRFCFTNKSPYHETIDFDVHVGHYSYFDQHAKDEHFSPLFEQIAKLDEALYNIQFEQHWLEAQTDRQAILNENMSRRAIHKALFESAALITASVIQVYLLRRLFERKLGTSRV